From Flavobacterium alkalisoli, the proteins below share one genomic window:
- a CDS encoding ammonium transporter, translating to MEKKLEKRWIVAFLITAAVAITGLFWEHASPTETSSQFNSTSTIVPADVAWLLTASCLVLLMTPGLAFFYGGMVGKKNVISTMLKSFICLGVISLLWVAVGFSLSFGESIGITIDGVKYGIIGNPTDFAFFDLVDEHPHAQMASTIPFILFALFQMKFAVITPAIITGSLAERIRFISFLLFICLFCLCIYTPLCHMVWHPNGLLGAYFGVKDFAGGTVVHMSAGFAAIAGVLVLGKRKNVEYIPTNIPFVLLGTGMLWFGWFGFNAGSALAANHTAAMAFATTTIASASAMLTWAFFDRLNGRKVSALGCCIGAVVGLVAITPAAGFVSIPKSIFFGFAASIVSNVMVHWKQLKKIDDTLDVFACHGVGGIMGMILTAIFAEGENASLLHGGWGVFAHHMIALVLVAVFSFFGAMVLYKFTNLFIPLRVSEESEQLGLDLSQHNETLS from the coding sequence ATGGAAAAAAAATTAGAAAAACGCTGGATTGTTGCCTTTTTAATAACCGCTGCGGTTGCCATAACCGGACTATTTTGGGAGCATGCCTCACCTACCGAAACTTCTTCACAATTTAACAGTACCAGTACTATAGTACCTGCCGATGTGGCCTGGTTGCTTACGGCTTCGTGCCTGGTATTGCTTATGACTCCCGGGCTGGCATTTTTCTACGGGGGGATGGTAGGTAAAAAGAATGTTATCTCTACCATGCTTAAAAGTTTTATATGCCTTGGGGTAATAAGCCTTTTATGGGTAGCTGTAGGTTTCAGCCTTTCTTTTGGCGAATCTATCGGAATAACTATAGACGGAGTGAAATATGGTATAATAGGTAACCCAACCGATTTTGCCTTTTTCGATTTAGTGGACGAACATCCGCATGCCCAAATGGCTTCAACAATACCATTTATATTATTTGCGCTCTTCCAGATGAAATTTGCAGTCATCACGCCCGCCATAATAACAGGTTCACTGGCAGAGCGCATTCGTTTTATATCATTCCTGTTGTTTATCTGTTTGTTCTGCTTGTGTATCTACACTCCGCTTTGCCACATGGTGTGGCACCCTAACGGACTGCTTGGTGCTTACTTTGGCGTTAAGGATTTTGCCGGAGGTACCGTAGTACATATGAGTGCCGGTTTTGCTGCAATTGCAGGGGTACTGGTATTGGGCAAACGTAAAAACGTGGAATACATTCCTACTAATATACCTTTTGTACTGTTGGGTACCGGTATGCTTTGGTTCGGGTGGTTTGGTTTTAATGCCGGGTCGGCACTGGCTGCAAACCATACAGCGGCTATGGCATTTGCCACAACTACTATTGCATCGGCTTCGGCGATGCTTACCTGGGCTTTTTTCGACAGACTTAACGGCAGAAAGGTTTCTGCTTTAGGATGCTGCATTGGTGCGGTTGTGGGTCTTGTTGCCATTACGCCTGCTGCCGGGTTTGTATCTATCCCAAAAAGTATATTCTTTGGCTTTGCTGCTTCAATAGTTTCTAATGTAATGGTACACTGGAAACAGCTTAAAAAAATAGACGATACCCTGGATGTATTTGCCTGCCACGGTGTGGGCGGCATTATGGGTATGATACTTACGGCTATTTTTGCCGAAGGTGAAAACGCGAGTCTGCTGCATGGTGGCTGGGGAGTATTTGCCCATCACATGATAGCTTTAGTGCTTGTGGCAGTTTTCTCTTTCTTTGGTGCTATGGTGTTGTACAAGTTTACCAACCTGTTTATACCGCTTCGTGTTTCGGAGGAATCAGAACAGCTTGGGCTTGACCTTTCACAGCATAACGAAACGCTTTCGTAA
- a CDS encoding HNH endonuclease: MDKKQRLWTREELILAFNLYLKIEFGKTHKTNSQVIELANLINRTPSAVGMRLGNFASLDPYHQNRGVGGLQNTGKQVQEIWEEFVDNKEELIYESEQILAKKQHSTIEEKYNSLLFDIKDLKGETKIRAVKTRVNQSVFREMIMANYTSKCAITNIDIPDLLFASHILPWSKNEEERLNPENGICLSALYDRAFDKGYISFDKNHKVLISSSLKKKEGFSYYQNNFASIENKKLNTPLKYFPKKEFLEYHRDMIFDKK; encoded by the coding sequence ATGGATAAAAAGCAAAGACTTTGGACTAGAGAAGAACTAATTCTTGCATTTAACTTATACCTAAAAATTGAATTTGGAAAAACTCATAAAACCAACTCTCAAGTTATAGAATTAGCCAATTTAATTAATAGGACTCCAAGTGCAGTAGGAATGAGATTAGGTAATTTTGCGAGTCTTGACCCGTATCATCAAAATCGTGGAGTTGGTGGTTTACAAAACACAGGAAAGCAAGTACAAGAAATTTGGGAAGAATTTGTAGACAATAAAGAGGAATTAATATATGAAAGTGAGCAAATTTTGGCTAAAAAGCAACATTCGACAATAGAAGAAAAATATAATTCCTTGCTTTTTGATATTAAAGATTTGAAAGGGGAGACAAAAATTAGAGCTGTCAAAACAAGGGTAAATCAATCTGTTTTTAGGGAGATGATAATGGCAAATTATACTTCGAAATGTGCAATAACAAACATTGATATTCCAGATTTGTTATTTGCTAGCCATATATTACCTTGGTCCAAGAATGAAGAAGAAAGATTGAATCCTGAGAATGGTATTTGTTTATCTGCATTATACGACAGAGCATTCGATAAAGGTTATATATCTTTTGATAAAAATCATAAAGTTTTGATTTCTTCCAGTTTAAAAAAGAAGGAGGGGTTTAGTTATTATCAAAATAATTTTGCTTCCATAGAAAATAAAAAGTTGAATACTCCTCTAAAATATTTCCCTAAAAAGGAATTCTTAGAATATCATAGAGATATGATTTTTGACAAAAAATGA
- a CDS encoding tetratricopeptide repeat protein, which yields MRFYVRIILFLMLFFISCKTDTNENIDLPDTTTPGISLTDLGNEQWRMGNYQEALKYFTEAYKQVKQNGDEEQMATLLNNLGLVHWRLEDNDAAMECYNEAAQLAEKLKLPRLLGLTYTNRALILKEKRKFDQAFEFNNKAIAISIELKEPRDLAIAYNNQGQIYRYNDQLDPALKYYKLSLDECLQNEYREGMATAYQNLSTVYALKGDKEQAFYNARKGLAISLKLNSKVRTSEAYYELSRNHERFNRPDSALYYLKKHYEWESEILESNQKEILSRYQAGMGVKVKNLRIENLQHERAIAANRLWFIGIGIFIVLLFVAFFIYRYLYKLKFKRQQLEKDLYNTQKIIEVKEVELKTYILDLSKKNSIINRLQDENSKEVIREEATEEEVARLLEQKILTDEDWEKFKVRFNSIYPDFFSRIKDSKINLTEAEIRIMVLMRLELNGKDMANILGISPQSVRVCKMRLKKKLPKECYESVEEFLQYLIN from the coding sequence ATGAGATTTTACGTTAGGATCATTTTGTTCCTGATGCTTTTCTTCATTTCCTGTAAAACAGACACCAACGAAAATATTGATTTGCCCGACACTACCACACCCGGCATTTCGTTAACCGATCTTGGAAACGAACAATGGCGAATGGGTAATTATCAGGAGGCGCTTAAATACTTTACCGAAGCCTACAAACAGGTAAAGCAAAACGGAGACGAAGAGCAGATGGCAACCCTGCTTAATAACCTGGGGCTTGTACACTGGCGGCTGGAAGATAACGATGCGGCTATGGAGTGCTATAATGAAGCGGCACAACTGGCCGAGAAGCTTAAATTGCCCCGCCTTTTAGGTTTAACTTACACAAACAGGGCACTTATACTTAAGGAGAAACGCAAGTTTGACCAAGCATTTGAGTTTAATAATAAGGCCATAGCGATTTCTATCGAATTAAAGGAACCGCGTGACCTCGCTATTGCCTATAACAATCAGGGGCAGATATACCGTTATAACGACCAGCTGGACCCTGCACTTAAGTATTACAAACTTTCGCTGGATGAATGCCTTCAAAACGAATACCGCGAAGGTATGGCGACGGCCTATCAAAACCTTAGTACGGTTTATGCCTTAAAGGGCGATAAAGAACAAGCCTTTTATAATGCCCGCAAAGGTCTTGCGATTAGCCTTAAGTTAAACAGTAAGGTACGCACCAGTGAAGCCTATTATGAACTTTCCCGTAATCATGAACGCTTTAACAGGCCTGATTCGGCATTGTATTACCTAAAGAAGCATTACGAATGGGAGAGTGAAATACTGGAGTCTAATCAAAAAGAGATTCTTTCGCGCTATCAGGCAGGTATGGGGGTAAAAGTAAAGAACCTGCGAATAGAAAACCTGCAGCATGAAAGAGCCATTGCCGCAAACCGACTTTGGTTTATAGGTATAGGCATTTTTATAGTATTATTATTTGTAGCATTTTTTATATACCGCTATCTGTACAAGCTTAAATTTAAAAGGCAGCAGTTAGAGAAAGACCTTTATAATACCCAAAAAATTATAGAGGTAAAGGAAGTAGAACTTAAAACATATATTCTGGATTTGTCAAAAAAGAACTCAATAATTAACCGACTTCAGGATGAAAACAGTAAGGAGGTTATACGGGAAGAGGCTACCGAAGAAGAGGTAGCACGTCTTTTAGAGCAAAAAATACTTACCGATGAGGACTGGGAGAAATTTAAGGTGCGCTTTAACTCTATTTATCCCGATTTCTTTTCACGTATTAAGGACAGCAAAATTAACCTGACTGAAGCCGAAATACGCATCATGGTGCTGATGCGCCTGGAGCTTAACGGAAAGGACATGGCAAACATACTGGGCATATCGCCGCAGAGTGTAAGGGTGTGCAAAATGCGCCTTAAGAAAAAGCTGCCTAAAGAATGCTACGAGTCGGTAGAGGAATTTTTACAGTATTTGATAAACTGA
- a CDS encoding ligase-associated DNA damage response exonuclease, whose translation MKQPLLAFNDKGIYCSQANVYLDPWRPVNNAIITHGHSDHARWGHKNYITHHLNVPIIKHRLGDITVTGKDWNETFTINGVKFSLHPAGHIVGSAQVRVEYKGEVWVFTGDYKTEDDGLSTPYEVVKCHTFITECTFGLPAFKWLPQQEVMDEINTWWAQNKAEGKTSVLFGYTLGKAQRLLKHLDTDIGKIYTHGAVENMTEIIRNITDLPETTVITRDTKKEEIAGNIVIAPPSAHGSVWIRKMTPFVTGSASGWMAFRGARRRRAIDKGFVLSDHCDWEGLLESIKATGAEKIISTHGYSDIFSTYLREQGYDARTEHTQYEGETDETETKPNDAEGGES comes from the coding sequence ATGAAGCAACCCCTTCTGGCTTTTAACGATAAAGGTATTTACTGTTCGCAGGCTAACGTATACCTTGACCCGTGGCGTCCGGTAAATAATGCCATTATTACACACGGACACAGCGACCATGCCCGATGGGGACATAAAAACTATATTACACACCATCTTAATGTTCCTATAATTAAACACCGTTTGGGCGACATTACCGTTACCGGAAAAGACTGGAATGAGACTTTTACCATAAACGGAGTGAAGTTCTCCCTACACCCTGCAGGGCATATTGTGGGCAGCGCTCAGGTTAGGGTAGAATACAAAGGGGAAGTATGGGTTTTTACGGGAGATTACAAAACCGAGGACGACGGACTTTCAACTCCTTATGAAGTTGTAAAATGCCACACTTTTATTACCGAGTGTACTTTTGGGTTACCTGCCTTTAAATGGTTGCCACAACAGGAAGTAATGGATGAGATAAACACATGGTGGGCACAAAATAAGGCAGAAGGAAAAACATCGGTGCTTTTTGGGTATACATTAGGCAAGGCACAACGATTGCTTAAACACCTGGATACAGATATCGGAAAGATATATACTCACGGCGCTGTGGAGAACATGACGGAAATTATTCGAAACATAACCGATTTACCCGAAACTACAGTGATAACCCGAGACACAAAAAAAGAAGAGATAGCTGGCAATATTGTTATTGCTCCACCCAGTGCACATGGTAGTGTATGGATACGAAAAATGACACCTTTCGTTACCGGGTCGGCAAGTGGATGGATGGCCTTTCGAGGGGCACGCAGGCGAAGAGCAATAGATAAGGGTTTTGTACTTAGCGATCATTGCGACTGGGAAGGCCTGTTGGAAAGTATTAAGGCTACAGGAGCAGAAAAAATTATATCTACTCACGGTTACAGTGATATTTTCTCGACTTACCTGAGGGAACAGGGTTATGATGCCCGCACAGAACACACCCAATATGAAGGAGAGACCGATGAAACGGAAACAAAACCGAATGACGCGGAAGGAGGGGAATCATGA
- a CDS encoding ATP-dependent DNA ligase, which produces MKNFAELIKALDSSNKTSVKVDALTEYFRHAKDTDKVWTIAILSHRRPPRPVNTTLLRLWAAELANIPLWLFEESYHIVGDLAETIALVIPTSKNQSDKSLTEFIEEIIALKKKTEEEKKQYLHSNWLALNYYERFVFTKLITGSFRIGVSQKLMTRALAKVTCLDEDILAHKLMGDWNPGKISFKKLVLEEKAQDMASKPYPFYLAYAIENEPHELGNPLEWSAEHKWDGIRSQTIIRGGQLYIWSRGEELVTDKYPEFNMFLGVIPDGTVLDGEILPFIDEKIGSFYDLQTRIGRKNVSAALLKKTPVIIKAYDILEWNGEDIRELPYIERRKLLEQLFEKVKSYGLPLHLSERIQLQMWDAAIHEKEKARELRSEGLMFKRNYSPYLVGRKKGDWWKWKLDPFAIDAVLTYAMRGHGRRSNLFTDYTFALWQENEEGEKELVTFAKAYSGLTDAEFRMVDDYIKKNTLERFGPVRSVTPKLVFEIGFEGIAFSGRHKSGVATRFPRILRWRHDKTIEEANTIDDLKNMIPK; this is translated from the coding sequence ATGAAGAACTTTGCCGAACTTATAAAAGCTTTAGACAGTTCTAACAAAACATCGGTTAAGGTAGATGCCCTAACCGAATACTTTCGTCATGCTAAAGATACCGATAAGGTTTGGACGATAGCCATACTTTCCCACCGCAGGCCTCCTCGTCCGGTTAATACTACATTACTTCGCCTTTGGGCTGCCGAACTGGCTAATATACCATTATGGTTGTTTGAGGAATCTTATCACATTGTGGGCGATTTGGCTGAGACTATAGCCTTGGTGATTCCCACTTCAAAAAACCAGTCGGATAAAAGCCTCACCGAATTTATTGAGGAAATTATCGCCCTAAAGAAAAAGACTGAAGAGGAGAAAAAACAATACCTGCACAGCAATTGGCTGGCGCTTAACTATTATGAAAGGTTTGTTTTTACCAAGCTCATTACAGGAAGTTTTCGCATTGGCGTAAGTCAAAAACTAATGACAAGGGCACTTGCTAAGGTAACATGCCTTGATGAGGATATACTTGCCCATAAACTTATGGGCGACTGGAATCCGGGAAAAATAAGCTTTAAAAAACTTGTACTGGAAGAGAAGGCACAGGACATGGCTTCTAAGCCCTATCCTTTCTATCTGGCTTATGCCATAGAAAATGAACCGCATGAGCTGGGCAACCCTTTAGAATGGAGTGCCGAACACAAGTGGGATGGCATACGCTCACAAACCATCATTCGCGGCGGGCAGCTTTATATATGGAGCCGGGGTGAAGAACTGGTAACGGATAAATACCCTGAATTCAATATGTTTTTGGGTGTTATTCCTGACGGAACAGTACTGGATGGTGAAATACTCCCCTTTATAGATGAAAAAATAGGTTCATTTTATGATTTGCAAACCAGAATAGGGCGAAAGAATGTTTCGGCAGCATTATTGAAAAAGACACCAGTTATAATTAAGGCTTACGATATTTTAGAGTGGAACGGTGAAGACATTCGCGAACTGCCTTATATTGAGAGAAGAAAATTACTGGAGCAACTTTTTGAAAAGGTAAAAAGTTATGGTCTTCCATTACACTTATCAGAAAGAATACAACTACAAATGTGGGATGCCGCCATCCATGAAAAAGAAAAAGCACGTGAACTGCGCAGCGAAGGGCTTATGTTTAAACGTAACTATTCTCCTTATCTGGTAGGACGAAAAAAAGGCGATTGGTGGAAGTGGAAACTCGATCCTTTCGCTATAGATGCCGTACTTACCTATGCCATGAGGGGGCACGGAAGGCGCTCTAACCTTTTTACCGATTATACTTTTGCCCTTTGGCAGGAGAATGAGGAAGGTGAAAAAGAACTGGTAACCTTTGCAAAAGCCTATTCCGGATTAACCGATGCCGAATTCCGTATGGTGGATGATTATATTAAAAAGAATACGTTGGAACGGTTTGGGCCCGTGCGAAGTGTTACACCAAAACTGGTTTTTGAAATAGGCTTTGAGGGTATTGCTTTTTCAGGGCGGCATAAAAGCGGTGTGGCTACACGTTTTCCGAGAATACTGCGATGGAGGCATGACAAAACCATTGAGGAAGCCAATACTATAGACGATTTAAAAAACATGATACCTAAGTAA
- a CDS encoding ligase-associated DNA damage response DEXH box helicase produces the protein MNREQLFDLANQWFEQKGWKPFPFQAQTWTAFLQGKNGLLNAPTGSGKTYALWIPIVLDYIQKNPDYKTKHKLGLKAIWITPLRALSTEIKQAAERVINDLDLKLTVGIRTGDTSSAERAKQKNKMPDLLITTPESMQLMLASKGYENLFKSCLAIVIDEWHELLGSKRGVQTELALSRLKTIAPAMRIWGISATIGNLHQAMQVLLGPESQQLEKSVMIRAYINKKINVHSIIPDKMDSYPWRGHMGLHLIDEVAQIIKKSRTTLVFTNVRAQCEIWYQALLEKYPEFAGEMAMHHGSISRETRQWVEQAIRDEQLKAVVCTSSLDLGVDFAPVETVIQIGGPKGVARFLQRAGRSGHRPGEESNIYFLATHALELVEASPLRRAVKETVVEDRIPYLNSWDVLVQYLVTLAVSDGFYPKQIYNEVKSTFCYQAMTEDEWQWILNFITRGSQSLQAYDEYKKVEIEDDGKFKVNSRAIALRHRMQIGTIVGDAVMNVKYMGGGYIGNIEEWFISKLKPGDVFIFAGRKLELYRTKNMEVLVRRANPSAKAQHASWMGGRMTLSAQMSELLREELYAANTKKMSAELKALAPVFKRQRKESIVPNDSEFLIETFKTREGYHAIFYPFEGRYVHEALASLLAYRISLLSPITFSLAYNDYGFELLSDKEIDMQQVLDNDLFTPQHLHYDLQQSLNATEMARRKFRDIAVISGLVFTGYPGKVVKTKHLQSSSQLIFEVFKDHEPDNLLLLQAYRETFEHQLEEGRLLLALERIQQQTTVWKQCEKPTPFSFPIITDRLRERLSSETLADRIKRMTASYMK, from the coding sequence ATGAACAGGGAGCAGCTTTTTGATTTGGCTAACCAGTGGTTTGAACAGAAGGGCTGGAAGCCGTTTCCGTTTCAAGCCCAAACCTGGACAGCATTTCTACAGGGAAAGAACGGACTGCTTAATGCCCCTACCGGCAGCGGAAAGACCTATGCCCTGTGGATTCCCATTGTTTTAGATTACATACAAAAGAACCCTGATTATAAAACCAAACACAAACTAGGATTAAAAGCAATATGGATCACCCCACTACGCGCACTGTCTACAGAAATAAAACAGGCGGCAGAAAGGGTAATAAACGATCTTGACCTTAAACTTACCGTGGGCATACGAACCGGGGATACCTCATCGGCAGAAAGGGCCAAACAAAAAAACAAGATGCCCGATTTACTTATTACAACTCCCGAAAGCATGCAGCTCATGCTGGCCTCAAAAGGATATGAAAATCTTTTTAAGAGTTGCTTGGCTATAGTAATAGATGAGTGGCACGAACTATTGGGCTCAAAACGAGGTGTACAGACGGAACTGGCACTTTCCCGACTTAAAACCATTGCCCCCGCCATGCGTATTTGGGGCATCTCGGCCACTATAGGCAACCTGCATCAGGCGATGCAAGTTTTGTTAGGGCCAGAATCTCAGCAACTGGAAAAATCAGTGATGATAAGAGCCTATATCAATAAAAAGATTAATGTGCATTCCATAATCCCTGATAAAATGGATTCCTATCCGTGGCGCGGGCATATGGGGCTACACCTTATAGACGAGGTGGCACAAATCATAAAAAAGAGCCGTACCACACTTGTATTTACCAATGTGCGTGCACAGTGCGAAATATGGTATCAGGCACTATTGGAAAAATATCCTGAATTTGCCGGAGAAATGGCAATGCATCACGGTAGCATCTCCCGGGAAACAAGGCAATGGGTAGAACAGGCCATAAGAGATGAACAGCTCAAGGCGGTTGTTTGTACCTCAAGCCTTGACTTGGGTGTCGATTTTGCTCCGGTAGAAACTGTTATACAGATTGGTGGGCCTAAAGGTGTTGCACGATTCCTGCAACGTGCCGGCCGTAGCGGCCATAGACCTGGAGAAGAAAGCAATATTTATTTTCTTGCCACTCATGCATTGGAATTGGTAGAAGCATCACCCCTGCGGCGAGCCGTAAAAGAAACTGTGGTAGAAGACCGTATCCCCTATCTTAACAGTTGGGATGTACTGGTACAATATCTGGTAACGTTGGCTGTATCCGACGGGTTTTATCCAAAGCAGATTTACAACGAAGTTAAAAGTACCTTTTGCTATCAGGCAATGACAGAAGATGAATGGCAATGGATACTCAATTTTATAACAAGGGGAAGCCAGAGCCTGCAAGCCTATGATGAGTATAAAAAAGTAGAAATTGAAGACGACGGTAAGTTTAAGGTAAACAGCAGGGCAATTGCGCTGAGACACCGCATGCAAATAGGTACTATAGTGGGCGATGCCGTTATGAATGTAAAATACATGGGTGGCGGTTATATAGGCAATATAGAAGAATGGTTTATCTCTAAACTCAAACCGGGAGATGTATTCATCTTTGCAGGAAGAAAACTGGAGTTGTACCGCACAAAAAATATGGAGGTATTGGTACGGCGTGCCAATCCGTCTGCAAAAGCACAGCACGCCAGTTGGATGGGAGGTCGTATGACACTTTCGGCGCAAATGAGCGAACTTCTTCGTGAAGAGCTTTATGCTGCCAACACCAAAAAAATGTCAGCCGAATTAAAAGCACTAGCCCCCGTTTTTAAACGGCAGCGAAAGGAATCCATAGTACCTAACGACAGCGAATTCTTAATCGAGACCTTTAAAACACGTGAGGGTTATCATGCTATTTTTTATCCTTTTGAAGGCCGTTATGTACATGAAGCCTTGGCAAGTTTGCTGGCCTATCGTATAAGCCTGCTCTCTCCCATTACTTTTTCGCTTGCTTATAATGATTACGGTTTTGAACTGCTTTCTGATAAAGAAATTGATATGCAGCAGGTGTTGGATAATGATCTTTTTACCCCACAGCATTTGCATTATGATTTGCAGCAGAGTCTTAACGCTACCGAAATGGCAAGGCGAAAATTCAGGGACATTGCTGTAATAAGCGGATTGGTTTTTACCGGTTACCCCGGAAAAGTGGTAAAAACAAAACATCTGCAAAGCAGCTCTCAGCTAATTTTTGAAGTATTTAAAGACCATGAACCTGATAACCTCTTATTACTTCAGGCTTATAGAGAAACATTTGAACATCAATTAGAAGAAGGCCGTCTTCTCTTAGCTTTAGAAAGGATACAGCAACAAACAACAGTATGGAAACAGTGTGAAAAGCCTACACCTTTCAGTTTTCCTATTATAACCGACAGGCTAAGGGAAAGGCTTTCCAGCGAAACTCTTGCCGACAGGATTAAAAGGATGACAGCATCGTATATGAAATAG
- the pdeM gene encoding ligase-associated DNA damage response endonuclease PdeM, with product MTLEIEITNKTFILHNTGALYWTDKKMLLLSDVHLGKVSHFRKHGSAIPNNAILQNFKKLDAVVKHFEPESICFLGDLFHSSLNKEWILFEQWVNNTGIPLILIAGNHDIISPHKYEELNIAIHSEWILDGFLLTHHPENREGFFNLSGHVHPAVRLQGLGRQFLRLPCFFRNKNQMILPAFGEFTGTYIIEPLEGDIIYITTKEEVIKL from the coding sequence ATGACTTTAGAAATTGAAATAACCAACAAAACATTTATACTCCACAATACAGGGGCATTATACTGGACTGACAAAAAAATGTTACTCTTATCGGATGTGCATTTAGGTAAAGTTTCCCATTTCCGGAAACATGGTTCGGCAATACCTAATAATGCAATACTACAGAACTTTAAAAAACTTGATGCCGTTGTAAAACATTTTGAACCGGAAAGCATCTGCTTTTTGGGAGACCTTTTTCACAGTAGTCTTAATAAAGAATGGATACTGTTTGAACAATGGGTCAATAATACCGGGATCCCCCTAATACTTATCGCCGGAAATCATGATATAATATCCCCACATAAATATGAAGAACTCAACATTGCTATTCATAGTGAATGGATATTAGATGGTTTTTTATTAACGCATCATCCGGAAAACAGGGAAGGATTTTTCAATCTTTCGGGGCATGTACATCCGGCAGTTCGATTACAGGGTTTGGGAAGGCAATTTTTAAGACTACCGTGTTTTTTCAGGAATAAAAACCAAATGATTTTACCTGCCTTTGGAGAGTTTACAGGAACCTATATAATAGAACCTCTGGAAGGAGATATTATTTATATTACGACTAAAGAAGAAGTGATAAAACTATAA
- a CDS encoding dicarboxylate/amino acid:cation symporter translates to MKSRFINYFVFTAVSLTAILLAVNYVTSAIPEIVLEIFKWLSVLGLTFFAIKKRSLTTWILVCLVIGASIGHQWPEVGQNLQVLSKIFLKLIKTIVGPLIFATLVYGIAGHSNIKQVGRMGWKSLLYFEIVTTLALFIGLVAINLTKAGEGIDQPAAMHETLKAAEPQTWQQIILHIFPENIAKSMAEGEVLQIVVFSVIFGIALIMVPEKKRKVMVDFTQSLSEVMFKFTNIVMYFAPIGVGAAMAYTVGHMGLSVLVPLLKLLLTLYGALLVFVLVVFLPIALIIKLPIRTFIKAIGEPVSIAFATTSSEAALPRAMEAMESIGVPRKIVSFVMPMGYSFNLDGTTLYLSLASIFVAQAAGIDLSLGQQLIMVFTLMVTSKGVAGIPRASLVILMGTAASFNLPVWPIFIILGIDELMDMARTSINVVGNCLASAVIAKWEGEFDPSLEAQKVFETELYETHPEENK, encoded by the coding sequence ATGAAGTCAAGGTTTATTAACTATTTCGTGTTTACTGCTGTCTCTTTAACTGCTATTTTACTAGCGGTAAATTATGTGACATCTGCAATTCCCGAAATCGTATTAGAAATATTTAAGTGGTTGTCGGTTTTAGGACTAACATTCTTTGCCATAAAAAAGCGTTCCCTAACAACATGGATACTGGTTTGTCTTGTTATAGGTGCTTCAATAGGGCATCAATGGCCTGAAGTAGGTCAAAACCTTCAGGTACTGAGCAAAATATTCCTTAAACTTATTAAAACCATAGTTGGCCCATTAATTTTTGCCACTCTTGTATATGGTATTGCCGGGCACAGTAACATTAAACAGGTAGGCCGTATGGGCTGGAAATCACTCCTGTATTTTGAAATAGTTACTACATTGGCATTATTTATAGGCCTTGTAGCCATAAACCTTACTAAAGCCGGAGAAGGTATAGATCAGCCTGCGGCTATGCACGAAACCCTAAAAGCAGCAGAACCTCAAACATGGCAACAGATAATCCTTCATATTTTTCCTGAAAACATTGCCAAATCAATGGCAGAAGGAGAAGTACTGCAAATAGTGGTTTTCAGCGTTATTTTTGGTATAGCCCTTATTATGGTTCCGGAAAAGAAACGTAAAGTAATGGTAGACTTTACCCAGAGCCTTAGTGAGGTAATGTTTAAGTTTACCAATATAGTAATGTACTTTGCTCCTATTGGTGTAGGTGCTGCCATGGCATATACTGTAGGGCATATGGGACTTAGTGTTCTGGTTCCGTTACTAAAACTATTGCTAACCTTATATGGTGCCCTTTTGGTTTTTGTATTGGTCGTATTCTTACCAATAGCACTTATCATAAAACTACCTATACGCACTTTTATTAAGGCTATAGGCGAACCGGTTTCTATTGCGTTTGCTACAACCAGCTCAGAAGCTGCTTTACCCCGCGCTATGGAAGCTATGGAAAGTATAGGCGTGCCAAGAAAAATCGTCTCGTTTGTTATGCCTATGGGTTACAGCTTTAACCTTGACGGAACTACGTTATACTTATCATTAGCCAGTATATTTGTGGCACAGGCTGCTGGTATAGACCTTAGCCTTGGCCAACAGTTAATAATGGTGTTTACCCTTATGGTAACCAGTAAAGGAGTTGCCGGTATACCAAGAGCCTCCCTTGTAATACTTATGGGTACGGCGGCATCGTTTAACCTGCCTGTATGGCCTATATTTATAATATTAGGTATCGACGAGCTTATGGATATGGCACGTACATCCATTAATGTGGTAGGTAACTGTCTGGCTTCGGCAGTTATTGCCAAATGGGAAGGCGAGTTTGATCCGTCACTTGAGGCTCAAAAAGTATTTGAGACCGAACTGTATGAAACACATCCGGAAGAAAATAAATAA